One Aegilops tauschii subsp. strangulata cultivar AL8/78 chromosome 7, Aet v6.0, whole genome shotgun sequence genomic window carries:
- the LOC109753345 gene encoding putative RING-H2 finger protein ATL49 — protein MDASSSSTPAAAAPPPPTNSVLDTIQNKLSPGVLLIVAILAMVFFIFGLLNLLVQNILRLRRARRHRLRVAAGDVDGSSPTALQGQLQQLFHLHDAGVDQAFIDALPVFVYRAILGARKGGGDPFDCAVCLCEFAMDDALRLLPTCGHAFHVPCIDAWLLSHSTCPLCRGSVLDLSPASSPVVLVLESDGRADTAAEALGGRDDHENEASPKAEEVVEVKLGKLRCMDGSNGGSGHLAADQTAGRDDLGRRRCLSMGSYEYVMDDHAALRVAIKTPAKKRPRSRRRHALSECDFGSDVAKRGAWEAAVKEAAAPEPAGARRGDDARLSNKDSFSVSKIWMVRGAKKEDGRALAGARRSVSFRWPAMAEASRNEGADDRERRDVESQSGSFGSSGAPSLAEEKLPLARTRTAPLWAAGGWQANSSSAGSHS, from the coding sequence ATGGacgcctcgtcgtcgtccacccccgcggcggcggcgccgccgccgcccacgaaCTCCGTGCTCGACACCATCCAGAACAAGCTGAGCCCGGGCGTGCTCCTCATCGTGGCCATCCTGGCCATGGTGTTCTTCATCTTCGGCCTGCTCAACCTGCTGGTGCAGAACATCCTCCGGCTGCGGCGCGCGCGGCGGCACCGCCTGCGCGTCGCCGCGGGCGACGTCGACGGCAGCAGCCCCACGGCGCTCCAGGGCCAGCTGCAGCAGCTGTTCCACCTCCACGACGCCGGGGTCGACCAGGCCTTCATCGACGCGCTCCCCGTCTTCGTCTACCGCGCCATCCTCGGCGCCCGCAAGGGCGGCGGCGACCCCTTCGACTGCGCCGTGTGCCTGTGCGAGTTCGCCATGGACGACGCGCTCCGGCTGCTGCCCACCTGCGGCCACGCCTTCCACGTGCCCTGCATCGACGCCTGGCTGCTCTCGCACTCCACCTGCCCGCTCTGCCGCGGCAGCGTCCTCGACCTCTCGCCCGCGTCCAGCCCGGTGGTGCTCGTCCTCGAGTCCGACGGCCGCGCCGACACGGCCGCGGAGGCGCTGGGTGGAAGGGACGACCATGAGAATGAGGCGTCTCCGAAGGCAGAGGAGGTCGTCGAGGTGAAGCTCGGCAAGCTCCGGTGCATGGACGGCAGCAATGGCGGTTCAGGGCATCTCGCCGCCGATCAAACCGCTGGCAGAGACGACCTTGGACGTAGGAGGTGCCTGTCCATGGGATCCTACGAGTACGTCATGGACGACCACGCCGCGCTCCGCGTCGCCATCAAGACGCCGGCCAAGAAGCGCCCGAGGTCGCGGCGCCGGCACGCGCTCTCAGAGTGCGACTTCGGGAGCGACGTCGCCAAGAGAGGGGCGTGGGAGGCGGCCGTGAAAGAGGCCGCCGCGCCGGAGCCCGCCGGAGCGCGTCGCGGCGACGACGCGAGGCTGAGCAACAAGGACAGCTTCTCCGTGTCCAAGATCTGGATGGTGCGCGGCGCCAAGAAGGAGGACGGCCGGGCACTGGCCGGCGCGAGGCGGTCCGTGTCGTTCCGGTGGCCGGCGATGGCCGAGGCGAGCAGGAACGAGGGCGCCGACGACCGGGAGCGCCGGGACGTGGAGTCGCAGTCAGGAAGCTTCGGCAGCAGCGGCGCCCCGTCCCTTGCGGAGGAGAAGCTGCCGCTCGCGCGGACGAGGACGGCGCCGCTCTGGGCCGCCGGCGGGTGGCAGGCGAACAGCAGCAGCGCTGGGAGCCATTCTTGA
- the LOC109753353 gene encoding uncharacterized protein, translating to MVHLRFTGASDSRSSKSRETIGDVIHGKAITTKLSLPKIRTIIKKLTPRQRDLVRARGFGTMLDINCSQLPRDLGVRLAIWFDCDSRTVNVANVGSFKINPFTVHQILGIPLGGRLIDKIATSEARRVIAEDTGIHSTGPSISHLMKLLSNDLTDEKFLRIFMLILLSTFLCPTSHSCASPDYFNGIVDTDDIANYDWCSFALDWLVEKIRQFQISLSKPAVKGKEQSISLGGCLMIPLVMFFDYLDLKGTKIRNCIPRLPAWDDKAISAFDNINFAQLKFKDITKTCFMEKPSCIPSSHSLPNGVAQFIDGLIPSDDDFRAKMKEMCSEFYKTSMDACFNALQPVLAKQMCTMVETIQNQVNNRASSSSTPPVNELTCKECNSQKCTMRDGVSATPLQTVIDAEFHNPSVGPALGTVESTGGGDIFHYDPTDEDVVNVLLQLRRHGGSVMGDTPFGALVADQPVVAMSSEQDFGTEDSPSAATEVGHPENNQIFAAECSRASKRHKAH from the exons GCCATCACCACGAAGTTATCTCTTCCAAAAATCCGAACTATCATTAAGAAGTTGACTCCTAGACAGAGGGACTTGGTCAGGGCTCGCGGATTTGGAACAATGCTGGATATTAATTGCTCTCAGTTGCCAAGGGATTTGGGAGTTCGCCTAGCGATCTGGTTTGATTGTGACAGTCGAACTGTAAATGTTGCAAATGTTGGCAGCTTCAAGATAAACCCTTTCACAGTCCACCAGATTCTTGGTATACCGTTGGGTGGTCGGTTAATTGACAAGATAGCAACAAGTGAGGCCAGGAGGGTCATTGCTGAAGACACCGGAATACATTCTACTGGGCCTAGCATTTCACACCTGATGAAGTTATTGTCCAATGACCTCACTGATGAAAAGTTCCTTAGAATCTTCATGCTCATTTTATTGTCAACCTTCCTGTGTCCAACCAGTCACTCCTGTGCGAGCCCAGACTACTTCAATGGCATTGTTGACACTGATGATATCGCCAACTATGACTGGTGCAGCTTTGCATTAGACTGGTTAGTGGAAAAGATCAGACAGTTTCAGATCTCCTTGTCCAAGCCAGCCGTGAAAGGTAAAGAGCAGTCTATCTCTCTTGGAGGATGCTTGATGATTCCTTTG GTAATGTTCTTTGATTATCTCGATCTAAAAGGAACAAAGATTCGCAACTGCATCCCACGGTTACCAGCTTGGGATGATAAAGCCATCAGCGCGTTTGACAATATAAATTTTGCACAACTAAAG TTCAAAGACATAACTAAAACATGTTTCATGGAAAAGCCATCATGTATTCCATCGTCTCATTCTTTGCCAAATGGAGTTGCTCAGTTCATCGACGGACTTATCCCATCTGATGATGAT TTCAGGGCAAAGATGAAGGAGATGTGCTCCGAATTTTACAAGACGTCAATGGATGCATGCTTTAATGCACTACAGCCAGTCCTTGCAAAGCAGATGTGCACAATGGTTGAAACTATTCAGAACCAGGTCAATAACAGAGCTTCATCATCTTCAACACCACCAGTCAATGAACTGACCTGCAAGGAATGTAACTCACAGAAATGCACAATGCGGGATGGTGTATCCGCCACACCGCTCCAAACAGTTATAGATGCAGAGTTTCACAATCCTTCAGTGGGTCCAGCACTGGGTACGGTAGAGAGCACTGGTGGTGGTGATATATTTCATTACGACCCAACTGATGAAGATGTGGTTAATGTCCTGCTGCAATTACGCCGCCATGGAGGGTCTGTTATGGGGGATACACCTTTTGGTGCCCTCGTTGCTGACCAACCTGTTGTTGCCATGTCAAGTGAGCAAGATTTTGGTACGGAGGATTCGCCGTCAGCTGCTACTGAAGTTGGGCACCCAGAAAACAATCAAATTTTTGCCGCTGAATGCTCCAGGGCCTCCAAGAGGCACAAGGCACATTGA